The genomic stretch AAATAAACTGTGACACACGTCACACAATAACATTCTCTGATCTACCGAACTTTGTTCCATTGTTTAACTAAAATATTTCAACATGGAAAAAAGAATCATTAACCCGTGGGCATGGCAGAACGACAGAAACTATGCACAAGCTGTGGAAGTTAAAAATGTTCAAAGCACGCTTTATGTTTCGGGGCAAACTGCGATCGACGACAACGGAATTACAAGCGATGCCGACATGAGAACGCAGATAAGTAAGACATTCGAAAATCTTGAAAAAGTAATTCGACAGGCAGATTTTGAACTTAAAAACATTGTTCGTCTCAATGTTTATACGACAGACCACCCCGCCTTTTTTGAAAATTTTGATATCTGGCAAAGCTGGATTACAAAACATAGCATTCAGCAAGCAAGTAATGTTATTGAAGTAAAAACATTATTTGAAACGTTGAAAGTGGAAATGGAGGCTACTGTTGTAAAATAATTTTCTTAAAAAAAGAGATTCTAACGCATCGTCAGTTCGAATAGCGAAGCGTATCAAGAACTTTTATCTTAAACACTTATTAAATTAATTCCAAGAATAAGTTTTGGCTAAAGCCATATTTGAAATCTTAATTATGATCGGGCTAAAGCCCGACCCTATTGATAAAAATCTATTCTCAGTTGATTAAAATGGTTTCCCGTAATTTAATGTATTAAAATGTATTTACTTTTGATAACAATTAATAAATAATATGAATCAATTAACTCATCTATTAACCTACGCTTTGATTTTATCTTCTTTGAGTTGCAACAAAAAGCAAGAAACAGACGAAATCCCAAACGCTGATTCAGTTAAGATAATCAAACCTCAACAAGAAAAAACAACCACTAATCTTATGGATAAAAATCTCATTAAAAAAATTGACTCTAAACAAGAAATAAGAAATGATGGCGATTACAATCAAATGACTCTTTTTGAGGTTAAAGAAGATATCAGTTTAGAGCAAATAAAAAGTTATTGTTCATCTGTTAAACCTAATTACAACAATGGATACTTTCAGATTCTTGTATTTTTCAAAAAACCGAATAGTGCAAGATTCCCAGATAATCCTTTAACTGCATTGCATAATGATGAGAAGGATTCAAAAAATATAAAAGCTGTTTATACAATCAATAATATAAACGGTTATAGTAAACTTGATTATTATGAGAATAATAGTTTTGAAAGTTTAGCTCAATCAATTGAAATTCAGTAATTTTTATTTTTTTTAATCTAAAAACTTGTAATGATAAACTCTACTGGGAAAAATCATGCATTCAATACGAAATAAAAACAGCGCGCTCTTCGAGCGCGCTGTTCATTTATATAAAGTTTAAATTAAAACTTCAAATCACCATTTACTTCTCTTACCGCTTGTGCAGCTTCAGCAAATTTAGCTTTCTCTTCTTCAGTTAAAGTAATGTTTACGATGCTTTCGACACCGTTTTTCCCGATAATTGCAGGAACACCTAAACAGATATCGCTTTCGCCATATTCTCCGTCAAGCATTAATGAACATGGGATCATTTTCTTTTGGTCACAAGCGATTGCCTGAACCATTACAGAAACTGCCGCACCTGGAGCATACCAAGCTGAAGTACCTAATAATTTAGTTAATGTAGCACCACCA from Chryseobacterium indoltheticum encodes the following:
- a CDS encoding RidA family protein, whose translation is MEKRIINPWAWQNDRNYAQAVEVKNVQSTLYVSGQTAIDDNGITSDADMRTQISKTFENLEKVIRQADFELKNIVRLNVYTTDHPAFFENFDIWQSWITKHSIQQASNVIEVKTLFETLKVEMEATVVK